CCCATCCTCGACGGCTTCCGCCGCCTCGGGCTCGCGTTTCTCGCCATCCTGGTGCTCGGCGGCCTGCGCTTCCTGGCACGGGCCCTCGCGTGGACGCTCTGCCACGACGACACGCCGCCGCTGCGCCTGGCTCACGCGTTCCCGGCGCTCGTGACGGGCGACTCGCTCGGCAACCTCACGCCGCTCGGGCTCTTCCTGAGCGAGCCGGCCAAGGCCGCTTACGTGAGACCGCGAGTCACCCTGATCTCGGCGTTCTCGAGCATCACGGTCGAGAACCTGTTCTACACGCTGACGGTGGCGATCGTGATCGTGAGCGGGACAATCGCCCTGCTCTTCGCGTTCGACGTGCCCCGCCCGCTGCAGCAGGCGAGCTGGCTTGGGCTCGTGGCCGTGGCGGGCGTCGTCGGCGCGGCGTGGGTGGTGCTCGCGCGCCAGATTACGGTGGTGAGCGGCCTCGTGGCGTGGCTCGATCGCCGCCGCCTCGGCCCGGCGGGCCTCCGTCCTCGCCTCGAGAAGCTGCAGTCGCTCGAGCAGCGCGTGTTCGGGTTCGCCAGGCGCAGCCCCGGCCGCATGCTGCCCATCCTCGCGCTCGAACTGGCCTTCCACGTGCTGGGAGTGATCGAGGTCTACACGACCCTCTACTTCCTCACGGGCGAACGTGCGCCGACGCTGCTGACGGCGTTCATCCTCGAATCGGTGAATCGCACGATTACCGTGGTCTTCAAGTTCGTGCCCCTTCGCCTCGGGGTCGACGAGGTGGGCACCGAGCTGCTCACACGCACGCTGGGCCTGCCGGCCGGCATCGGCGTGACGATGGCGCTCGTGCGCAAGGCCAGGATCCTGTCGTGGACGGCCATCGGTGTGTCCATGCTGGTCGCGCGCGGGGTCTTCTGGCGCGAGCCACGCGCCGACGGGTAGACCTCCACGTCAGTTCCCGACTCGCGTGCCCTGCCGCCTGGGCCCATGGAGCCCCGGCGCGACGGCACGAACGGATGGGGGCCGGCAGGGGGGAGAAAGGCGGCGCTACATCTCGCGCCGGCCGTCCATGGCCTTGCCGACGGTGATCTCGTCGGCGTATTCGAGGTCGCT
The window above is part of the Acidobacteriota bacterium genome. Proteins encoded here:
- a CDS encoding flippase-like domain-containing protein, with amino-acid sequence MADASAPSRRPRITVAGVLAALAGLVLFGYMLRETGADPILDGFRRLGLAFLAILVLGGLRFLARALAWTLCHDDTPPLRLAHAFPALVTGDSLGNLTPLGLFLSEPAKAAYVRPRVTLISAFSSITVENLFYTLTVAIVIVSGTIALLFAFDVPRPLQQASWLGLVAVAGVVGAAWVVLARQITVVSGLVAWLDRRRLGPAGLRPRLEKLQSLEQRVFGFARRSPGRMLPILALELAFHVLGVIEVYTTLYFLTGERAPTLLTAFILESVNRTITVVFKFVPLRLGVDEVGTELLTRTLGLPAGIGVTMALVRKARILSWTAIGVSMLVARGVFWREPRADG